The DNA region GGGGATCCTGCGCTCTGCATACGTTGGCTTTGGCTCCTCTCTTGGCTTCTCCCTGGGCTTCtccttgggcttctcctTGGGCTCCTCTGCAGCTGCTTCCTGGATATGCTTAGCCTTGCACTCCTGATACCACCGATCAGTGTCGATGTCTGTATCCTGGGGCAGCGCTTCCTTGGGCAAGTCGGCAGGGAACTGGAAGGCAGTGTCAGGGTGCTTCAGGCCCCAGTGCTTGGCCGCATATTGGAGGACTGGGACTTGTTCCTGTGGCTCAAGCAGTGTCTGGATTGCCTGCCACCGCACAAAGCCCTTGGTTGTCAAAGCTGGAATCGATGGGGGAGCGTAGTCGTCTTCTGTTGGCAAGAGCCAGTGTTGACAGCCGAGACCCTGGAAAACATCGGATATGAAGGGGTTGTCCATATCGACAAAGAGGACTACCATGGCCGTTGTTAGCTTTGCGCATTGTTTGAGTAAGGTAAGATGCCGCCGTCCCACTCACAGTCAAAATTGTAACCGGCAGCCTTGTAGAAGGCTGCTAGCTTCTTTGGCGTCAAGTACCTATCATTCTTGTCACCGATCTCCTTGATCTAAACGCGCAGACCATTGTTAGTAAAGGCTCCATTTCTCCATCTCTGGGCAACATACGATATGTAGTGAGAGCGCCCTCAAAAACGCATCGAGAATAGGGGTCGGAGTGGGAATCGGCTTCGCTGTGGTGAAGAGGTAGCCATAGTAGGCGTTGCCGTCCTCGGCGTCTGTTGCGGTTGGATTCGCCATTGCTTCAGTTGTCCCTCAGACCAGCTTCTTGCGATGTTGGCGTCGGCGTGGGGTGGTTATGAAATACACCAGTGCACATCATATCAGCCCCGACTCTGAGTTCGACCTCGTGGGCGGTGGGCGATAATCGGCGTTGGAGGTTGCTGTCGTGACACGATCGGGAGGGGCAAAAATAGGTGGTTTGCAGCAGGAGGGGTTCACAGCAGAGGGATCCGGACATGAGATAATTAACCAAGTTCTTGGATCTAAAAGTAACGAAGGTAAGGTACCCTATCTGAAAAGTAGGCGGGCAGACAGGAAAGTCGCCGGGCTTCCAAGGTGCTGAGTTGTAGTCGGGTATGAAGCGAATAGCTCAGAGTCGCATTCGAGATGCTTCTTAGGCAGACTTGAGTCAACAAGAGTCTTCTTCAGCAAAGTGTTTGCAAGAATATCTGCGGCAGCTGTGCGCGGCGCTGTACCAAGTTGCGAAACCAACTCTGCGGGCCAACATATGGTTGACGCAACCAGTGACAGGGGTTCACCAAGGCTTTTTGCTGAGGGGCTGGACTGGTGGAGGGGCAGTGAGGGTTGGCAGGTTGGGTTCCAGGTTGGCAACACCACCGCTGACGCTTCAACTGCTGACACGTGCTTCCGGTTTACACAAGAAATCCAGCGCCTGCTTGTAGCTTCTCGTAGCTTCTCGTAGCTTCTTTTGTACAGGCATACTTGGGGTCCTCTGCCCAAGACCCTGGATAAGGAACTTAGTATCATGAATCTCAACTGCACGTACGATCTACCCTGAGATCCACCTCCGCGTGGCTGGGACAGATGATCTCGTGGCTCCGCTGCGTAGCCGTTAGAATCATGGATCTAGAAGAATAAGAGGCTGGTGTTGACGTTGTGAAAAAGCGGGCGGAGGCCTGCCACTCAGAACCGTTCATCTGATTACAACATCAGACCCTATCTAGTGACCATGGCCATCGGGCGCGCGACAACACCAACTCGGGCGAACGAGGTCAAAACACACAATTTGGGACGGAATTGCATTCAAAACATGAGGCCAACACTGTTTGGCAGTTGAAAGACTGGAAAGACAAGCAACCATCCGTCCGCCCCAACATCTAAATAAACCCCGCACAGCTCTCGGTGTTATCCCAGATTCATCTGATATATAGCTCTTTCCTCTATTTGATGTCATATCCAATATCTCCGAGAAACCATGCCAGAAACCGCACGTGCTGCTGTATCTTGGTGTAACCGACCTCTGCTTTTGCTGCAGGGCACCCACATGCCGATGATGTCGACTGGTAACCTTGCCGTACCCAACCGCCCATACCCGGTCTCGGCACGGCCCCGGTCGGAGCCGGAAGATGACCCAAGCCGGGGGAAACGGACACAAGAGACACGGAGGACCCACCACCGGGCCACTGCATCCCTCATCAAATCCAATAACCACCTCACACGTGCAATGTGTAGTGTGCACACCTTACACATTCTCCCCTAAACCTCTCCCAAACATgacatcacctcccccccttcccaaccacAAACCGATACGTAggcaacctcaccaaccccctcccccccccatcctcctcctcccaagtcAAAAACCTCTCAAACCCACTCCCCTCCAAGATCCTCTGACTAGCCTTATTCCCCTCCGCCGTAACAGCAAtaaccacctcctccaccacccccctttccccttccccttccaccacaaccacactCCTCGGATCAACCATCaactcaaccacccccctctccaaccccccccaaatcccctcccaccccctcataAACTCCTTCCcaaacccccgcccccaaTACTCCCGTCTAAACATATATCCAATCTCCGGCCACCCAAAACTCCACATCGCATCATgaaaccccccaatcccaatcatttttcctccttcttccctcaAACAAATCGCACAGTTGTAATTCTCCCTCTCGTTCCCCTCCAcaaacctctccaacctctgcCACGTCTCCCCAATGTCtttgtccaccacccccagataagtccacaccatcacctccggCTGGGTTCGCAGTTCGTGCAAAGCCGGGAGGTCAGTCTTGGATAGAGGGCGGATGATGAGCCGTTCCGTGTACACTGCCTTCCTCTCCGCGTTTAAGGGGAAAGGTCGCTTGGGTAGCGTGGTTTTCACACGGACAAAAATAGACTTGTCCGGCTTGGGGTCAATGACTCTGCTGTCGTCTGGATTGTTGGTGCCGTTTTTTATGGCGGCGACGTCGAGGGTGTTGTCGGCCATGATGAACGATGCGCGATATGTCTGCCAAAGGTGAGTGGGATAGAGTGGGGACGGCGAGTGTACGGAACTAGGTCAAGTCTGAAAAGAGAGAGATATTGGAGATAAAAGGTGAAAATTACGTAGTCGTGAGGATCAGCCGTTGAGTCAGGCATCCCTGGCTGATATCAATATCGCAACCTAACTTCCTGTTTTGGAGTGGGAAAATGCAAGGCTGACACTGTCTTACACAACTACATCATTCAGCCTGCGCCCTTTGGTCGACACATTACACTTTAACCGCCGCAAACCTACCGCGGTCAATGTCACCACCCGCGGAATCCAGAGAAGCGTCCAAACTTTTGTTCAATTTCAAAAACATTGCACGAGCAATCCCAGAGACCGTGGACACCAAAAGAGCAATAAGAACAACTGTGCCCCGAAACGCAAACCCGTGCTTGACCATTTATTCATTTCATGCTCATTCTAGGGAGCAAATGCTGGTAACCCATTTTCCTAGTGAACACCTGAAGAACCTGCCAAACCCAGCCACATCCATGAACCCCTTTAAGCAATAGTCGATGGGCGAGTGGCGCTGAAgaccttcttggtgttggtcttggcgacacggtgggggagggggaaagtGAGGTCCTTGGTGATGAGCTGCTTGATGTAGGGGCGCTTGACGTCCTCGGTCTTCTCGATCTCAACAACGCGGAGGATCTAGATGCAAATTGTCAGTATCTAGACTCGGGCACGATTTCCGTGGGCTTGTTCATACGTGGATGGATCTGAAACGGGCACGATGGCGGGCGGCCATGTCGGAGTAGAGagcctcaacagccttggTTCTGGAGGTCTCACGGTACTCCTTGTACATGTTGTGGGTACCAGACCGGGAGTCGTAGCGGATCCAGATGCCGAAGTTCTTGACTCTGAGGGGGTGCTTCTCGGAGATCTATGATACGGGTCAGTCTCCTCTGTCCCCAGCCAAATATTGATTCCAAGCGAGCATACCTGGTTGACACTGACGATCTCGCCAgtggccttcttcaccttgcgGAGACCGCGAAGGAAATACCAGAAACGGGACTTGGCAATAACCTCATTGGGCGCGAAGATGCGCATGCGATAGAGGGCGGGGCTGGGGTTAGCCTCGGTGGGCAGATGGCGCCCAATGACCTGGTATTCCTGAAGACGACCTGGCACAGATTGTCAGTATCTCGAGTGTTTTGTCGTAAAGATCCCGAGTTTGCAGCGATGGCGGCGTGTTGGAATATCGAATGCTGGCCGGTCGATAAAGAATGCACAAACTCCCAGTTCCCCGTCGAAAATAGGCGATAGATTGCGGCACCCCGATGCCAACCCTGATATATCTTCTCAACATGGtcctccacagcaacaaTCAACGAGTCGTTCCCTCCCTGCCCAATTCACATGTCTTGAGGCaagcctccctcccatcGTGTCATGCATTTCGTTGGATGGTGAATTTGTCGTCGTTCGTCGAAGTTATTCTCGGTCGCCGCCTTCGCTGCAAACTCAAAAGATGCCAATGGAATCGAAAAAATTGCTTACCCATCTGGAAAAGGATCGTTAGATTAATTCAAAGGTATCTTCTCTTTAACACCGAGGCCTAACTTACTTTGCTGGTTTGTCGTGGATCGCTGTCGATGCCGTGTGCTGTCCGAGTCCAGAATTAGCGATAACGAGGGTCAAGAAAAAATTGGGTGTGCTTGGTTTAGGGCTCGCGCGCATTGACCATCCCCGCAGAGAACCTCAGCCACATGTGGCGGGGCGGAAGTGAGTTTGAAAGCTGACGCCACAGAGGTGGGGCAACTTTAAGGGAGCCAAGATATGAGCTCGCAAGCCAATCAGAGCAACGCAATCCTCTCACGCTCAAGTTGCCATCTCACTCTTCCACTGCACTCCCAATACAGGACGATATTCCAGCTACATTTACAAGATATTTGAGACTGCCCACCGAGAGCGATATTTGTAGAATTTGGCGGCTATCCTGCGATCAATCCTCATCTGCAGACAATCGTTCGACTCCAATAAGAACAACAGTCAACTCGATACCGCTCCCATCACTTGGTGGGGCAACCACAACATCACACAGCTTGCGCCCAAGCCAAGCTCACCCTGTCAACACCCCAGTTCAAACATCCCATCATGGAGTTCGGCCCAGCGCTTTACCACGAGTTTGGAGAGGCTTGGAAGACAAGGGATGGTTACCGACTAGCAAAGACCATCTCTCCAGAGTTGACTCCTAGCCAGTTGTCCAGCATATGGCAAAGTGCGAATGGTGCGGGAAGTTACAAAGCAGCTCGGGACGACGATGTGAAAGCAGCCATTAAGCGTGGTCTTTCCAGTAGTTCAGCGCGTTTGGACGGCATCGGCCAAAAGGAGATCAAGGGTTGGGTCGAGGTTTACTTTGCTTACTGGCAAGCTGCCGGCATCCTTGCTCAAGTGCAGCAGACCTCATCATGGACCAATGCTTATGAGCAGTGGAAAGTCTTGATCAACGCTCTCATCCAGGGGTATAACAGTCATGAGTTTGAAGCCTGGACCATTCCGTGTCTCTATGTGGCGGGCAAACATCTGCGGTTGTTTGCGATGCAGGCGGATGAGCACACAAGTGTCAACGACAACTCGGCAACTGCATTCCAAGATGACTTTGACCCAGAATTACAGAAACATCAGAAATTGGAGGACTGTGCGCGAGTTCTTAACAAAGTATTCACGATTTGCCTGAGTGACAGGTAGGAATTCCGTTCTCTTAATGTTGCTGCCAGCTGAGGCTAATATCATTACAGAGCACCACTCGAAGAGTCTCGGAAATGGGGGCTCTATTACATCGTCAACCTTCTCTTCAAGACTTACTTCAAGCTCAATGCGACAGGATTGTCGAAAAATGTGCTGAGGATTTTGACCGCAGGACGGGGAGATATGCCAGACTTTCATGCATTCCCAAAGTCTCAGCAGGTCACTTTCAAATACCACGAAGGAGTATTATGCTTCCTTGAGGAGAACTATGCTGAAGCTGAGAAGCATCTGACGGAAGCATGGAACACCTGCCACAAAGACGCCATGAGGAACAAAGAGTAGGTGGCCTTCCATGCTCTACATGGATCTTTTACGCTTTGCTAATATGATACACCTAGGTTGATCTTGACATATCTAATTCCGTGCCACCTCATCACAACCCACACCCTTCCCACAGAAAAGCTGCTGGAGCCTTACCCACGACTACAAaagctcttcctcccactCTCTCGGTGCATCAAGCAGGGCGAGCTCCACAAATTCGACATCGCCCTTCAGGAAGCCGAGGACGAGTTTGTCAAACGGCGCATCTACCTCACCCTCGAAAGAGGACGCGACATCGCACTACGCAATCTCCTCCGCAAAGTGTTCATCGCCGGCGGCTTCGAGCCAGTAGCGAAGGAGGGAGACAAGCCTTTTCGCCGGACTCGTATCCCAGTAGCAGAGTTTGCCGCGGCTATCAGCCTCGGcagcgaggagaaggttgacAATGACGAGGTTGAGTGTCTTTTGGCAAATATGATTTACAAAGTGAGTCAAAACTATGCCTTACCTTCCATGTTTCTGCCTGGGGCGTCAAGGCATCCACGGCTGTCGACATTGATTGGTGTAACATCGTCCGTGAGTCATCCAGTCACTGACACCGTTTGTTTGTAGGGACTGATCAAGGGATATATCTCTCGTGAACGAAGTATTGTGGTGCTCAGCAAGTCGGGGGCGTTTCCCGGGACTGGCGTTTGAGCGGGGCAGATATGGGCATTGACCGCGCCCCATTTGGGAAGGCTTGATaagatcatcatcaactgctGTGTCCAACTGGATCTTCTGGGACTCACCGAGTTCTTGGTCGTGTAGGGAAAAGGTGTGACAATTTCATGGTGGTGCCCCCGAACCCGACGGcaggaaagggagggatcATCCATCCCGCACGACGGCatttgtggtggtgccatCGGATACCTATCACCACTTGGCGTGCGTGAACAAGCCTGGGAGCTTTctcacaccatcaccaacaaaacaGCGGGCTGCAAAAAGATCTTGAGAACGAAAGGGACATGAATTACGGATATGGATAGCATTTGAGCGGGGGAAAAAGCTGTTAATCAATTACAAAGTCAGTTTAATCCACTGTCTTATAGTTttgtctcctccaccaaaaatCCAAACTACAAGAATCAGGGTGAGCGTGAACAGCGTGAATCGGTGActttggggggtgttggtttggTGATATAGTTTAGTGCGGGGTTGCTTTGGAAACGGCCCCAAACGGGGCGGAAACCCACTAAACatcgcccccttttcccgcAGCAATCAAGTGTGCCGCACCACCATATTTACACCGTAAGCATTACTATTACAGTGAGGTACCGAGAAGGTTCAATCCATGAAGATGACACcattcctttttcttttgttacAATCATCTCATTCGGTACTTTTTGCAACAGCCCACACCACCATGCGCACCCCCTGGCTTTTGTCTCTCGATCTACGGTACCCAACATGCCTCCGTTCTGTGTTCGAACTGCGTGTTCACTGCCTGCGCAACAAGACATGCTTTTGACTCAACCCCTGAGTGATGAGATGAGCAACAAGGCTCATTCATCTTGAGTCACTTACACAAGGGGATTGTACACATTCCATCATTACGATGGCACAAAGACATGtttctccaccccctcttcccatgTCTGATGAAAATATCCAGAAGGGTGTGTGTGAACGGGTCTGACCGTCTTCTGTCCCCCTTATCTCCCCCCTGCCATCGAAAAGGTGGTGTGGAAAATGGCGGTTACCATCCTATTGGACAACCCAAACTTTCCCAGCTGTatgggtggtgtgggtaAGGTAGGGGATGAATGGTGCGGCAGGTCATTCTGGACTAGGTAGCAATGCAAAAGCGGGAGTTGAAAATCCGCTTCAATGGCAGGTCGTGGTGGCAAAAGAAACATTCTTTTTGCTATCGTCATTACCGATTAATCCACAATGACACAGTCTCACCGAGATCAAATTTTCAAGTATGAAGGCTCTCACGGAGATTTCCAGAGTCTGCAGAAATTTTAGGGGGGTGAAAGCTCTCCAAAAATCGGCTGGCAAAGCTTGGTGTTTTCTCATTCTCAAGAGAAAAAACAGCGAGAGAAAAAGCCTCCAGCGTTTTTTTCCTGGTTTTGATATCTTGATATCGTTCCTGAGTTATGTTCCtctttcttgctgctgcaaaaaaaaaacaaaaaaaaaaaaacaagcgAAAACAAGCTTTTTTTTCCACCAAAGAGCGTAAGAATCGTAGTCATACAaatcacccacccaccctccctccccccttcctatTCCCGTTGTCCCACTGTCCAGAACATCTTGATCATTCTGCCCTGTTCATTCCATCCTCCGAAACCCAGCGTTCGCTCTTCGTCTGAC from Podospora pseudoanserina strain CBS 124.78 chromosome 1, whole genome shotgun sequence includes:
- the CSN12 gene encoding COP9 signalosome (CSN) subunit (COG:D; EggNog:ENOG503NY0K); translation: MEFGPALYHEFGEAWKTRDGYRLAKTISPELTPSQLSSIWQSANGAGSYKAARDDDVKAAIKRGLSSSSARLDGIGQKEIKGWVEVYFAYWQAAGILAQVQQTSSWTNAYEQWKVLINALIQGYNSHEFEAWTIPCLYVAGKHLRLFAMQADEHTSVNDNSATAFQDDFDPELQKHQKLEDCARVLNKVFTICLSDRAPLEESRKWGLYYIVNLLFKTYFKLNATGLSKNVLRILTAGRGDMPDFHAFPKSQQVTFKYHEGVLCFLEENYAEAEKHLTEAWNTCHKDAMRNKELILTYLIPCHLITTHTLPTEKLLEPYPRLQKLFLPLSRCIKQGELHKFDIALQEAEDEFVKRRIYLTLERGRDIALRNLLRKVFIAGGFEPVAKEGDKPFRRTRIPVAEFAAAISLGSEEKVDNDEVECLLANMIYKGLIKGYISRERSIVVLSKSGAFPGTGV
- the RPL20B gene encoding 60S ribosomal protein L20B (EggNog:ENOG503NUZ6; COG:J); translation: MGRLQEYQVIGRHLPTEANPSPALYRMRIFAPNEVIAKSRFWYFLRGLRKVKKATGEIVSVNQISEKHPLRVKNFGIWIRYDSRSGTHNMYKEYRETSRTKAVEALYSDMAARHRARFRSIHILRVVEIEKTEDVKRPYIKQLITKDLTFPLPHRVAKTNTKKVFSATRPSTIA
- a CDS encoding hypothetical protein (EggNog:ENOG503P54W; COG:S); amino-acid sequence: MADNTLDVAAIKNGTNNPDDSRVIDPKPDKSIFVRVKTTLPKRPFPLNAERKAVYTERLIIRPLSKTDLPALHELRTQPEVMVWTYLGVVDKDIGETWQRLERFVEGNERENYNCAICLREEGGKMIGIGGFHDAMWSFGWPEIGYMFRREYWGRGFGKEFMRGWEGIWGGLERGVVELMVDPRSVVVVEGEGERGVVEEVVIAVTAEGNKASQRILEGSGFERFLTWEEEDGGGRGLVRLPTYRFVVGKGGR